The Bacteroidota bacterium DNA segment AATGATTCAAGGCAAAGATATGTCAGATTGGAAATATGTAATTAAAGATGCCACAATGGATGCGGAAGGAAAAGTAGCAAATGCAGAAGTTGCTATTCAATACGGAACATTTATTTCAACAGCCATTGAATTTATAATTATTGCCTTTGTAATGTTCATGGTTATCAAAGGAATTAATTCAATGAAGAAAAAAGAAGAAGCCGTACCTGCTGCACCACCAGCGCCAACTTCATCTGAAGTGTTACTTATGGAAATCAGAGATTTACTAAAAAAATAAACTGCTTTTATATTATTTACAATTAATTCCATGAATTACGATTTATGGAATTTTTTTTTAATTCAAAAAACAAACTATGAAAAAAATAATTTTTATTCTCGCTGTATTTTCATTTTCTATTGCAAATACATTTTCACAAATAGATACTATCTGGACAGTTGGCGGATTATCTACTTTAACCTTTAATCAAAACAGTTTAACCAACTGGGCATCTGGTGGTGAAAATTCATTTTCCGGAAATGCATTTATTAATTTATATGCGAATTATAATTTCGAAAAATCATCGTGGGATAATATGATCATGCTGAATTACGGTGTGGTTACTGCAAATGATAATCAGGATATCAGAAAAAATAATGACCGTATGGAACTTAACTCCAAATATGGCAGATATGCGTTTGGTAAATTTTATTATGCAGGTTTGGTAAACTTTCTTTCGCAATTCAGACCGGGATATGATTACATTGTGGATCCAGAAGCAACCACTCCAATTTCAGACTTTTTTGGCCTGGGATATCTCACATTATCGGCTGGTTTAGATTATAAACCCACCGAATATTTTTCACTTTATCTCTCGCCTGCAACCGGAAAATTTACATTTGTTATGGATCCCTATATCGCTGCATTGGGTACTTACGGAAATACTCCAGGTGTAATTGATTCTTTGGGAAATATTGTAACAGATGGTGATAGCTTTCGCAGTGAATTTGGTGCTTCGTTAATTGCTACCCTTAGTGTTGATCTTGCACCAAAATTCAATACCACTGGTAAACTTACTTTGTTCAATAATTTTACTGATCCTATTAAAGAAAATCGAGGAAATATTGATGTGAATTTTTATAATACATTTTCCTATGCCCTTGGAAAATTATTTACCCTCTCTTTATACCTAGAAGTAATTTATGATCATGATATAATTATTCCAATTTATAATGACGCTAATGTTCAAATTGATGAAGGACCCAGAACACAATTCAAAGAAATATTCGGTATTGGATTAAGCTATACTATTGGTGATAAATTAGAATAATCAATATTTTTTTACCAACCTAATAACCAAGCAAAAATAAGTGGTGCTACAATGGTGGCATCACTTTCAATTATAAATTTCGGTGTATTGATATCTAATTTCCCCCAGGTTATTTTTTCATTGGGTACTGCTCCTGAATAAGAACCGTAGGATGTAGTTGAATCACTAATCTGACAGAAATAACTCCAGAACGGTACATCATGCCATTCCAAATCCTGATACATCATCGGCACTACGCAAATAGGAAAATCACCGGCAATACCACCACCAATCTGGAAAAATCCAACTCCTTTGCCTGCTGAATTATTTCTATACCATTCGGTTAAAAACATCATGTATTCAATTCCTGATTTCATAGTGGAAGGATTCAATTCACCTTTGATACAATAAGAAGCAAAAATATTTCCCATCGTACTATCTTCCCAGCCTGGAACTATGATCGGAATATTTTTCTGCTGCTGCAAGCATCCAACTATTTTTTTTATCAATTTCATAATCATTTTCCATCACACCACTCAACAATAATTTATACATATATTCATGAGGAAAATATCTCTCACCTGCTGCTTGTGCATCTGTCCATATTTTTTGAATATGTTTTTGAATTTTTCTAAATGCTTCTTCTTCAGGAATGCAAGTATCCGTTACTCTATTCAATCCTTTTTCCAATAAAGCCCATTCATCTTGCGGTGTTAAATCACGCCAATGCGGTACACGTTTGTAATGCGTATGCGCCACAAGATTCATAATATCTTCTTCAAGATTTGCACCTGTACATGATATAATATCTACTTTCCCCTGACGAATAATTTCTGCCAGTGAAATTCCAAGTTCAGCAGTACTCATTGCACCGGCAAGTGTAATCATCATCTTCCCACCTTCATTCAAATGTGTTTCATATCCTTTAGCTGCATCCATTAAAGCGGCTGAATTGAAATGACGATAATGATGTTGCATGAATTGTGATATAGGTCCCATAATTTTTCTTTGTTATGCCCACAAAGTAAATGATTATTTTATAGATACTGAATCCAATTATTCTATTTTATGTGTAGATTAGATGTTGTAAATCCAACAATATGAAATCAACTACGACTCGCCATTACATTTTTAGCAATCGCAATTATGCATGGCAATTTGAAAAAGAAGTATTCTTAGATGATTGGGATACTCAGGAAGTGTATAATACAAGATTTGCATTTTTTAATTGTGCCGACAATTCTGTTGAAATAATTCCTGAATTAAAAAATGAATATGAAATTTCTAAAAAATAAAACGCAAGTGCAATATTCCCGCTTAGGTTCTATTGAAAAATTAAAAGGATCACAACGTTTTTTTGCTGAA contains these protein-coding regions:
- the mscL gene encoding large-conductance mechanosensitive channel protein MscL, with translation MGMLKEFKEFAMKGNLVDIAVGFVMGAAFAKVTTTFINGIVMPPIGMIQGKDMSDWKYVIKDATMDAEGKVANAEVAIQYGTFISTAIEFIIIAFVMFMVIKGINSMKKKEEAVPAAPPAPTSSEVLLMEIRDLLKK
- a CDS encoding DUF3078 domain-containing protein, whose translation is MKKIIFILAVFSFSIANTFSQIDTIWTVGGLSTLTFNQNSLTNWASGGENSFSGNAFINLYANYNFEKSSWDNMIMLNYGVVTANDNQDIRKNNDRMELNSKYGRYAFGKFYYAGLVNFLSQFRPGYDYIVDPEATTPISDFFGLGYLTLSAGLDYKPTEYFSLYLSPATGKFTFVMDPYIAALGTYGNTPGVIDSLGNIVTDGDSFRSEFGASLIATLSVDLAPKFNTTGKLTLFNNFTDPIKENRGNIDVNFYNTFSYALGKLFTLSLYLEVIYDHDIIIPIYNDANVQIDEGPRTQFKEIFGIGLSYTIGDKLE